In Pseudoxanthobacter soli DSM 19599, a single window of DNA contains:
- a CDS encoding SPOR domain-containing protein, which yields MNDPRSTSPKQTAYGDAPHGEPRVDGAPDDDPFADLARIVADSLPPAGQRKEPAAPPHRPSPAGRDFGFDADDFERALNETPAPPVPPPAVRPRTTPSAPLLRPVAQRPGSAPASAPAAAPRSPTPPRNEPPALSGGGFDMDDIEAALASELSGNVPPRAPVPPAPRVDAAPGARPAEGPKAAMAPVSRGPAARVLNPKADDDGDETVPFEPLPPIEKTVSRRAGPVRPTVIHTPPVPQIEEPPAPAPDPMQHDFPQDYGLSPFDLANAARGATRPNPARPEFADQRTEDDPDDDSNYVAAFDDAISGWRDDGRPDDGRPGERWDDQDDGVADHNFVDPHDDPAFAAAPPPPAAPRRRRNGALWIAATIGIVVLLGIVGYSVTEYFGGGLSDENAPVIKADDSPVKVEPPASTAAETSDPSKVFYDRVAETNKPDNQTLDTPSATAEGVTTNGAPGSSELPGVGGGQTAQSGTAAEPGATPVIPRKVRTVVVRPDGTIVTPDPSQAAADFPPPSAAPSAPAAAALTPAQEGAAEDPLAAKNYITPGNFVMPKPRPDNSQGALEAPAPAVQTADAGVPPDVLPNGFEARTATAAPATPALPPIQAATAPVDLANVAGAGPPGQETASAEAGAETNGDVPSAASGAPETPFGVQVASQKSRADAEKAFAALKRKFPALLGNVTPTIVSADLGAKGVYYRVRVPARSSSEANALCSSLKSAGGSCFVVRS from the coding sequence ATGAACGATCCCCGCTCAACATCCCCCAAGCAGACCGCGTACGGTGATGCGCCCCACGGCGAGCCGCGCGTCGACGGTGCGCCGGACGACGATCCGTTCGCGGATCTCGCCCGCATCGTCGCCGACAGCCTGCCCCCCGCGGGCCAGCGCAAGGAGCCGGCTGCGCCGCCCCATCGTCCCAGTCCGGCCGGGCGCGATTTCGGCTTCGACGCGGATGATTTCGAGCGGGCGCTGAACGAAACGCCTGCACCGCCGGTGCCGCCGCCGGCAGTCCGGCCGCGCACCACGCCGTCCGCTCCGCTGCTGCGCCCGGTTGCACAGCGGCCCGGCTCTGCGCCGGCTTCGGCACCCGCTGCCGCGCCACGCAGCCCGACCCCGCCCCGCAACGAGCCTCCGGCGCTTTCGGGTGGCGGCTTCGACATGGACGATATCGAAGCGGCGCTTGCGAGCGAGCTCAGCGGCAACGTGCCGCCGCGCGCGCCCGTGCCGCCCGCGCCCCGTGTCGACGCAGCCCCGGGCGCCCGTCCGGCAGAGGGGCCGAAGGCGGCGATGGCGCCGGTCTCCCGCGGGCCGGCTGCGCGCGTGCTCAATCCGAAGGCCGACGACGACGGCGATGAAACGGTTCCGTTCGAGCCGCTGCCGCCGATCGAGAAGACCGTGAGCCGGCGTGCCGGTCCGGTGCGTCCGACCGTCATCCACACGCCGCCGGTTCCCCAGATCGAGGAGCCGCCGGCTCCCGCGCCCGATCCGATGCAGCACGATTTTCCGCAGGATTACGGCCTGTCGCCGTTCGATCTTGCGAACGCTGCCCGGGGCGCTACCCGCCCCAATCCGGCGCGGCCGGAATTCGCCGACCAGCGGACTGAGGACGATCCGGACGACGACAGCAATTATGTGGCTGCGTTCGACGACGCGATCTCAGGCTGGCGGGATGATGGCCGTCCTGATGACGGCCGACCCGGCGAACGGTGGGACGATCAGGACGACGGCGTCGCCGACCACAATTTCGTGGATCCTCACGACGATCCGGCCTTTGCGGCAGCGCCTCCGCCGCCGGCCGCGCCCCGGCGCCGCCGCAACGGCGCGCTCTGGATCGCGGCGACGATCGGCATCGTCGTGCTGCTCGGCATCGTCGGCTATTCGGTGACCGAATATTTCGGCGGCGGCCTGTCGGACGAGAATGCGCCGGTCATCAAGGCCGACGACTCGCCCGTGAAGGTCGAGCCGCCGGCGAGCACGGCGGCGGAGACATCCGACCCGAGCAAGGTGTTCTACGACCGCGTCGCGGAGACGAACAAGCCGGACAACCAGACGCTCGACACGCCCAGCGCCACGGCCGAGGGCGTGACGACCAACGGTGCGCCCGGTTCGTCGGAACTGCCCGGCGTCGGCGGCGGCCAGACGGCCCAGAGCGGGACGGCGGCCGAGCCAGGAGCCACCCCGGTGATCCCGCGCAAGGTGCGCACCGTGGTGGTTCGCCCCGACGGCACCATCGTGACGCCGGATCCCTCGCAGGCCGCGGCCGACTTCCCGCCGCCCTCGGCGGCGCCGTCCGCCCCTGCCGCGGCCGCGCTGACGCCGGCCCAGGAAGGGGCGGCGGAGGATCCGCTGGCGGCGAAGAATTACATCACGCCCGGCAACTTCGTGATGCCGAAGCCTCGCCCCGACAACAGCCAGGGCGCCCTAGAGGCCCCGGCGCCGGCGGTGCAGACCGCCGATGCCGGGGTTCCGCCAGACGTTCTTCCCAATGGATTCGAGGCGCGGACGGCGACCGCAGCGCCCGCGACCCCGGCGCTGCCGCCCATCCAGGCGGCGACTGCGCCGGTCGATCTCGCGAACGTCGCGGGAGCAGGCCCGCCGGGACAGGAGACCGCGTCGGCCGAGGCCGGGGCGGAGACGAACGGCGATGTCCCGAGCGCCGCGAGCGGCGCTCCGGAGACGCCGTTCGGTGTCCAGGTCGCCTCACAGAAATCGCGGGCCGATGCCGAGAAGGCGTTCGCCGCGCTCAAGCGCAAGTTTCCCGCCCTCCTTGGAAATGTGACCCCGACGATCGTTTCGGCTGATCTCGGCGCGAAGGGCGTCTATTATCGCGTCCGCGTGCCGGCGCGCTCGTCCTCCGAAGCGAATGCGCTGTGCTCGAGCCTGAAATCGGCCGGTGGCAGCTGCTTCGTCGTGCGCAGCTGA
- the nagZ gene encoding beta-N-acetylhexosaminidase, whose amino-acid sequence MTKAFITGVSGAGLTADERAFLAGEQPWGLILFARNCLEPAQVADLTAAFRDAVGWHAPVLVDQEGGRVQRLKPPHWRRYPPARAFGRLYAADPAAGIEAAELVTRLMSADLSTVGIDVDCLPVLDVPVPGVHDVIGDRAYAATAEAIVPLAAAAVRGLIAGGVLPVMKHIPGHGRTMVDSHLALPVVAASRAVLEESDFVPFRAFADLPLAMTAHMVFEAIDPTAPATQSPVVIGEIIRGHIGFHGALMSDDLSMQALEGDLGTRAARAFAAGCDLALHCNGRMDEMRAVAAASPVLAGEAERRCDAALAHRTPPQPFDEARAMSLMERIAGLAAEAA is encoded by the coding sequence ATGACGAAGGCATTCATCACAGGCGTTTCCGGAGCCGGGCTCACTGCGGACGAGCGGGCGTTCCTCGCCGGCGAACAGCCTTGGGGCCTCATTCTGTTCGCGCGCAATTGCCTCGAGCCGGCGCAGGTCGCCGATCTGACGGCGGCGTTTCGCGATGCGGTCGGCTGGCACGCGCCGGTGCTGGTCGATCAGGAAGGCGGCCGTGTGCAGCGCCTGAAACCGCCTCATTGGCGGCGATACCCGCCTGCGCGGGCGTTCGGGCGGCTTTACGCCGCCGATCCGGCTGCGGGGATCGAGGCGGCGGAACTCGTGACCCGGCTGATGTCGGCGGACCTCAGCACTGTCGGCATCGACGTCGATTGCCTGCCGGTGCTCGACGTGCCGGTGCCGGGCGTGCACGACGTCATCGGTGATCGCGCCTATGCGGCGACGGCGGAGGCGATCGTACCGCTCGCGGCCGCCGCGGTGCGCGGACTGATCGCCGGCGGCGTGCTGCCGGTGATGAAGCACATTCCCGGGCACGGCCGCACCATGGTCGATTCCCACCTTGCGCTTCCCGTCGTAGCCGCCTCGCGCGCCGTGCTGGAGGAGAGCGATTTCGTGCCGTTCCGCGCGTTCGCCGACCTGCCGCTCGCCATGACCGCGCACATGGTGTTCGAGGCGATCGACCCGACAGCGCCCGCGACCCAGTCGCCGGTCGTGATCGGCGAGATCATCCGCGGCCATATCGGCTTCCACGGCGCGCTGATGAGCGACGACCTATCCATGCAGGCGCTGGAGGGCGATCTCGGCACCCGTGCCGCGCGCGCGTTTGCGGCGGGCTGCGACCTGGCCCTGCACTGCAACGGCCGCATGGACGAGATGCGGGCCGTCGCAGCCGCGAGCCCCGTACTGGCCGGCGAGGCTGAACGACGCTGCGACGCTGCGCTCGCCCACCGGACGCCCCCGCAGCCCTTCGACGAAGCACGGGCGATGTCGCTGATGGAGCGCATCGCGGGTCTTGCGGCGGAGGCCGCGTGA
- a CDS encoding segregation and condensation protein A, whose amino-acid sequence MTPAAEEPDNWTLPLEETRAGGAAATAAVEGLVVDVEGFEGPLDLLLTLARNQKLDLARISILALAEQYLAFVAEARRMRLELAADYLVMAAWLAYLKSRLLVPDDTEDDEPSGEMLAADLAFRLRRLEAMRDVSARLAGRARLGRDVFARGAPEAVVVEKRSEWQVTLYELLSAYAAHRQRSMVTRVSVGRRAVWSLLDARQVLERLIGAVPDWVPIDDLLAEYMATPEDRVTVRASSFSATLELAREGGLDLRQAGPFAPIFVRRRAVRTEGDEPVPGASGGGDD is encoded by the coding sequence GTGACCCCGGCCGCGGAAGAGCCGGACAACTGGACCCTGCCGCTGGAGGAGACGCGGGCGGGCGGAGCGGCGGCGACAGCCGCGGTCGAGGGGCTCGTGGTCGACGTCGAGGGCTTCGAAGGGCCGCTCGACCTTCTGCTGACGCTCGCCCGCAACCAGAAGCTCGATCTCGCCCGCATCTCCATCCTCGCGCTGGCCGAGCAGTACCTCGCCTTCGTCGCCGAGGCGCGGCGGATGCGGCTCGAACTCGCGGCCGACTATCTGGTGATGGCGGCGTGGCTCGCTTACCTGAAATCCCGCCTTCTCGTGCCCGATGACACCGAGGACGACGAGCCGTCCGGCGAAATGCTGGCTGCCGACCTCGCGTTCCGCCTGCGCCGCCTCGAAGCGATGCGCGATGTCTCCGCCCGGCTCGCCGGCCGCGCCCGTCTCGGCCGGGACGTGTTCGCGCGCGGCGCACCGGAAGCCGTGGTCGTCGAGAAGCGCTCGGAATGGCAGGTGACGCTCTACGAACTCCTGTCCGCCTATGCCGCGCACCGCCAGCGCTCGATGGTGACGCGCGTCAGCGTCGGCCGCAGGGCGGTGTGGTCGCTGCTCGACGCGCGGCAGGTGCTGGAGCGCCTGATCGGCGCGGTGCCGGACTGGGTTCCCATAGACGATCTCCTCGCCGAGTACATGGCGACGCCGGAGGACAGGGTGACGGTGCGCGCGAGTTCGTTCTCCGCCACCCTGGAGCTTGCGCGCGAGGGCGGGCTCGACCTGCGCCAGGCGGGCCCCTTCGCCCCGATCTTCGTGCGCAGGCGCGCGGTGCGGACGGAGGGGGACGAGCCTGTTCCCGGCGCGTCGGGAGGCGGCGATGATTGA
- the scpB gene encoding SMC-Scp complex subunit ScpB, translating to MIEAGDCNEGEAAEAFGARHDQLRLVEAVVFASANPVSVADIALRLPAGADVEGLLADLAALYAGRGVNLTKVAGGWAFRTAPDLGFLLRQDAVEPRRLSRAALETLAIIAYHQPVTRAEIEAIRGVATSKGTLDVLMEAGWIRMRGRRRAPGRPVTYGTTVGFLDHFGLESVGDLPGLEELKGAGLLDTVPPSAQGIPGPNDDEALSGDEDPLGDDPGDLLSGR from the coding sequence ATGATTGAGGCGGGCGATTGCAATGAAGGCGAGGCCGCCGAGGCGTTCGGTGCCCGCCACGACCAGCTGCGGCTGGTGGAGGCGGTGGTGTTCGCCAGCGCCAACCCCGTCAGTGTCGCCGACATCGCCCTGCGCCTGCCGGCCGGCGCCGATGTCGAGGGGCTTCTGGCCGATCTCGCCGCGCTCTATGCGGGGCGCGGCGTCAACCTCACGAAGGTGGCCGGCGGCTGGGCCTTCCGGACGGCGCCGGATCTTGGCTTCCTCCTGAGGCAGGATGCGGTGGAACCGCGCCGGCTTTCCCGCGCCGCACTGGAGACGCTCGCGATCATCGCCTATCACCAGCCCGTGACGCGGGCGGAGATCGAGGCGATCCGCGGGGTGGCGACATCGAAGGGCACGCTCGACGTGCTGATGGAGGCCGGCTGGATCAGGATGCGCGGCCGGCGCCGGGCGCCGGGACGCCCGGTGACGTATGGCACCACCGTCGGCTTCCTCGATCATTTCGGCCTCGAAAGCGTCGGCGACCTTCCGGGGCTGGAAGAACTGAAGGGGGCGGGGCTTCTGGACACCGTGCCGCCTTCGGCACAGGGCATTCCGGGGCCGAACGACGACGAGGCGTTGTCGGGCGACGAGGATCCGCTCGGCGACGATCCGGGCGACCTGCTTTCCGGACGCTGA
- a CDS encoding ABC transporter ATP-binding protein: MPTAAARRAVPEIAIPARLAFERVSLSFAAHAAINDVSISVNAGEILCLLGPSGCGKTTLLRIAAGIETQDAGRVVIDGEEVAGATRTLPPEARGVGLVFQDYALFPHLTILDNVRFGLRGRPAAEAARMARTALERVRLGHYAGHYPHHLSGGEQQRVALARALVPGPRVLLMDEPFSGLDRRLRDKVRDETIAVLGEAGITAVVVTHDPEEAMRIGDRIALMRKGRLVQLGAPEELYRHPVDIEAARFFSELNEVAGRVEGGLVVSVLGRVPAPARLKDGDEVVVAARPHDMRLSSAGIGTPGRVVSRRYLGEVDRIEVAVAGLAAPLEVRSVEIGRFSVGDSLFIDVPPERLHIFPDGMRAGTTP, from the coding sequence ATGCCCACCGCCGCCGCCCGGAGAGCCGTTCCCGAGATCGCCATTCCGGCGAGGCTCGCCTTCGAGCGCGTCAGCCTGTCCTTCGCGGCGCACGCCGCGATCAATGACGTCAGCATCTCCGTGAATGCCGGGGAAATCCTGTGCCTGCTCGGGCCGTCCGGCTGCGGCAAGACCACGCTGCTGCGCATCGCCGCCGGCATCGAGACCCAGGATGCGGGCCGTGTCGTCATCGATGGCGAGGAAGTTGCGGGCGCGACGCGCACGCTGCCGCCGGAGGCCCGCGGCGTAGGCCTCGTGTTCCAGGATTATGCGCTGTTTCCGCACCTGACGATCCTCGACAATGTGCGCTTCGGCCTTCGCGGTCGCCCCGCGGCCGAGGCGGCGCGGATGGCGAGGACGGCGCTGGAGCGCGTGCGGCTCGGCCATTATGCCGGACACTATCCTCACCATCTGTCCGGCGGCGAGCAGCAGCGCGTGGCGCTCGCGCGCGCGCTCGTTCCGGGGCCGCGGGTACTTCTGATGGACGAGCCGTTCTCCGGTCTCGACCGCCGGCTGCGCGACAAGGTGCGCGACGAGACCATCGCCGTTCTCGGAGAGGCGGGCATCACCGCGGTGGTCGTGACCCACGATCCGGAGGAGGCGATGCGAATCGGCGACCGCATCGCGCTGATGCGCAAGGGCCGCCTGGTGCAGCTTGGCGCACCGGAAGAACTCTACCGCCATCCGGTCGACATCGAGGCCGCGCGGTTCTTCTCCGAGCTGAACGAAGTGGCCGGGCGGGTCGAGGGCGGCTTGGTCGTGAGTGTGCTCGGGCGCGTGCCGGCGCCAGCACGTCTCAAGGACGGCGACGAGGTGGTTGTCGCAGCACGGCCGCACGACATGCGCCTGTCGTCCGCAGGCATTGGTACCCCGGGGCGGGTGGTGTCGCGGCGCTATCTGGGCGAGGTCGACCGCATCGAGGTCGCCGTCGCCGGGCTTGCAGCGCCGCTGGAGGTGCGTTCCGTCGAAATCGGGCGGTTTTCGGTCGGCGACTCGCTTTTCATTGACGTTCCGCCCGAACGTCTCCACATCTTCCCCGATGGCATGCGAGCCGGCACGACGCCATAG
- a CDS encoding twin-arginine translocase TatA/TatE family subunit → MGSFSIWHILIVAIVVILLFGRGKISDLMGDVAKGIKSFKKGLSEDDDTKAVDHKPGMTMPTQKAEDQTKVG, encoded by the coding sequence ATGGGTAGTTTCAGTATTTGGCATATCCTCATCGTGGCGATCGTCGTGATCCTGCTGTTCGGTCGCGGCAAGATCTCCGATCTGATGGGCGACGTCGCCAAAGGCATCAAGAGCTTCAAGAAGGGGCTCTCGGAAGACGATGACACGAAGGCTGTCGACCACAAGCCGGGCATGACCATGCCGACCCAGAAGGCCGAAGACCAGACCAAGGTCGGTTGA
- the tatB gene encoding Sec-independent protein translocase protein TatB: MFEIGWSEILIIVVVALVVIGPKDLPRVLRTAGQMLGRVRRMAGEFQSTFNQALREAERQAEIDDLKKKLAEANSLDLMGTKPAATPMSDPDPQAGTAPVLDPNAPVEPPAIAPVDVVPFDSIGQPVPSGEALSLADAAGGPPAASEPAHRIATPPAPPPEDHPPLPAPSIQAPSTESGVEAAKPAVAPTPSAGSLS; this comes from the coding sequence ATGTTCGAAATCGGTTGGAGTGAGATCCTCATCATCGTGGTCGTGGCGCTGGTCGTCATCGGCCCGAAGGATCTGCCGCGCGTTCTGCGCACGGCAGGGCAGATGCTCGGCCGTGTCCGCCGCATGGCTGGCGAGTTCCAGAGCACGTTCAATCAGGCGCTGCGCGAAGCCGAGCGTCAGGCCGAAATCGACGATCTGAAGAAGAAGCTCGCCGAGGCCAATTCGCTGGACCTCATGGGTACGAAGCCGGCGGCCACGCCGATGTCGGATCCCGATCCCCAGGCCGGTACCGCACCGGTGCTCGATCCTAACGCGCCGGTAGAGCCGCCGGCGATCGCGCCCGTCGACGTGGTGCCGTTCGATTCCATCGGCCAGCCGGTGCCCTCCGGCGAGGCGCTGTCCCTTGCGGATGCGGCCGGCGGCCCGCCCGCCGCCAGCGAGCCGGCTCATCGTATTGCGACGCCCCCCGCTCCGCCGCCTGAGGATCATCCGCCTTTGCCGGCGCCGTCCATTCAAGCTCCATCCACCGAATCCGGAGTGGAAGCCGCGAAGCCGGCGGTTGCGCCCACGCCATCCGCAGGGTCGCTTTCATGA